A region of the Acipenser ruthenus chromosome 40, fAciRut3.2 maternal haplotype, whole genome shotgun sequence genome:
AAAATTCCCCTTTGTTTAAGCTACAGTAAATATCACAGTTTATATATCACAGTATATATATCACAGTTTATATATCACAGTTTATATATCAGTTTATATATCACAGTTTATAGATATTCCAGTTTACAAAGGCACatccaaaatgaaaacaaattgtgTAAGAGCAAAAAGTGTGCTTATATGTTGCATCATATTGTAACCTCAATCATCAAATTAGCCACATCTTGTCTTATCGTTACACCAGTGTCATGAGAAACATAGCAaggcaaacgtgtgtgtgtgtgtgtgtgagagtgtgtgtgagtatcAGTGCTGGTGTAGCATGAGAAACTGCACCCCATGAAAGTGTGAAAAAACAGGAAGCGGAACAACCAGTTTATTAATGaaacatattttattgaaaaataaacagctaAATGTGCATATGAATATACTGTGAGTCGGGGTGCACTATTGCACGGGGTGCAGATTCTCACAGGTATGGCCATGCAAAGTGAATCGCCTGTACGTCacatgactctctctctctcgcagtgTGTTGCAGGGCACAGCCCTCTGTTCACACCCAGCCCAAGGTCAATGTGATGGAGGGATCGGCAGCGCTGCTCCCCTGCACCTTCACACTGGGACCAGGAGACAGGCTGCAGAGCATCAATGTGGACTGGGAGAACCCAAACAGCACGGTACCTAACCTCTCCATCCCGCCCTCCTCTCCCTCAGCTTCCTCTTCTCCACTCTCTCCCTTTTCACCCCCTTCCTTTCCCTGTCTCTCTGCTGCCCTTCTCCCTCTCAGtattctctctcctcctcctctgcagGTGATTTTCTATCACTATCATCACAACTTCAGCGTGTCGACCCAGAAAAGCGTGGTCTTCGTGGGGAACATCTCCCAAAACAACGCCTCCATTCTCCTGCGGGACGTCCGGTTGATGGATGAGGGGAACTACTTGTGCCTGGTCCGAGTTGGAATGAATTGGATAAAGAATGGCACTGAGCTCAGAGTCAGAGGTGCGCACAGCTCCAGCCTGTGAGCTCATTCAATATGCATTGACTGTGCATTGACAGCGTGGTTTACAAAAGGGGTCCTATTaaggttaaaaaatatatctttaaaaaaaaatgctttggtaAATGTATTAGTTACGCTTTTTGCTTTTCGGAATGCAGGTATGTTTTAAAAAGGGGTCAGGTGTGGTCAGGTGTGGTTAAGCAACACGTCTCTGTGGATTGTTCCACTGCCAGTGGTCTAACATAAAGCACACAGTGACCTAGCTTTTATCGTGCCCTGTTTGAAATCCTCTTACTCGCACTCACCCTCACACTGTAGCACTCAGTGTTTGATTGCAGATTGAAATACACCTTCACCTCTTCTCTAATAGCCAggcttttaaaagccctttcagcCTCCTCGTTGCTCAAAGGCAGACTCGCAATCCCTTTGCTGCGTTTGCTGCCTCTCTGTTTGGGTGAGACTGTGAGGGGCGGCTGGGGTCCTATTAACAGAAACACAGCCAGTGAACTCACTCGGGGATGAGATGAAGATGGAAACCGCAAAAGCAACGAGGGGCATGTTAATGGGCTGTGTGCCGATCAGGGGACAcgtgtttttttataaatttctTTTGAGCTTTGGTTTTGAGTCAGGTCGTGTTTATCTGTAAGCTGCGTTCAGCTTGTGGTCATGGTCTTGGTCTGTGATGATTCATTTGCATGCATGTGAAGAGCCTGTTTGAATGTTAGCTGAGTGCTGAGTGCTGTCCCGCCTCACAGTGTGCAACACTTTGATTAACTCTTTTgctgctgcagagctgccctGGCCAGCTAGGtagctcagggtcacaaaatCGCTCTGGGACAGATTCTGAaaattgtcatttaaaaaaaaaatgttatgaaaaaaatgaataacaaaacaaCCCCAATTGCTACTCTAAAACTAATAAGCACAGCCTGAGACAgggtgagagagtgagagggtgagacagggtgagagagagtgacagGGTGAGACAGGGTGAGAGAGGGTGACAGAGTGACAGGGTGAGAGAGGGTGACAGAGTGACAGGGTGAGACAGAGTGAGACAGGGTGAGAGAGGGTGACAGAGTGACAGGGTTAGACAGAGTGAGAGAGGGTGACAGAGTGACAGGGTGAGACAGAGTGAGACAGGGTGAGAGAGGGTGACAGGGTGAGACAGAGTGAGACAGggtgagagagggtgagagagcgAGACAGGGTGAGACAGAGCTCCAGTGGAAGCGTTTGGAATTGAACATCCTGAAGCTTCTGTTAGTGTTTCTAAAGTCAGCTCTGTTGACTGTTTCACCAGTTGTAGTGGGGTTGGcttttttcaaagttattttgTACTGAATGATTTAAGTCCTGCCtgcgctcctctctctctccctctctctcgctgtctctccctccctctccctccctcactccctccctccctctctccctctccctccctccctccctctctctccctctctccctctctctccctctctctctccctctctctcaattcaattcatttcaattcaataagctttattggcatgacaggaataaacaagttttgccaaagcaaaataaacctacaaacagacaggtacagtgtataaacagacacaatgaaaaGACCATTTTCACTGCAGGTTCATGTGTTTCTCTTAGACTGTGGCAGGCAGTCACATATTCAGCAGCTAGTGCACATGTTATCCCCACCTCTCCTAAAAATATTTGTAGTTTTTCAGTTTCTGAGAGGTGGGTGAAGTCACTGATGTGCCTCGTGAATTTGGGTATGAATATGTCCCTGAGCAGCTTGTATTTGGGGCAGTGCAGTAGGAAGGGGAGCTCTCTGTGGTGTAACTCACAGTGCTCACACAGTCTCCTCTCTCTGGGGCTCCACGTGGCTCTGTGTCGACCCTTTTCGATTGCTAATGTGTGGTCGCTCAATCTGTATTTGGtcagtagttgtttttgtttttggtctttaactctgaccagatattctgccagggcgTCTGGTCTGTTTAAACTCTGGTAGCACTCTAATTCATGCTGTGACTTTACTTGGCTCTCCCAGTGTAtcaggtatttgtttttcagggTGGTGGTTATTTTAGATATCATTGGGGCCTGATTAGAGCAGCTCTTCTGAGGCTCTGTGATGCGGATCTGGTTCTCCTCACAGAGCTTCTCCATCATGTAGTTGATGGTCTTTTTATTTGGGTAGCTCTCCTGGCTCTTCAGGGCCTTGCACTGGTAGGAGTCAGGGTTGTTTTGGTTCAGGTGGCTCCAGTACCTCAAAGCTCTCTTTTGTACAGTGAGCAGTAAGGGAAGACATCCTAGCTCAGCTCTACAAGCATTGCTTGGAGCATTTCTGTGCAACTgcaagatgtttttgcagaattctaAATGTAAGATTTCTGTTGGACTTTTGTCCCAATTACTGTATTCACAATTTAGAGTGGGACCCCAAACTTCACTGTGCTCTAATGTTTTGCCAGTGAGGGTGAACTGGTATTtatttccctctctctctccccctctctctctctctctctctctctctctctctctctctctccctgcagctCGTGGCAGGATGCTGGAGGTCCCTCTcagcccccctcctcctcctctcagcCCCGCTCCTCCTCCTCTCAGCCCCGCTCCTCTCTGGCCCGCGGTGGCAGGGGGGCTGGTTTTGGTGACGGTGTTGGCACTCAGCCTGTGGAGGCTACAGCGAGCCCGACAGCAGCACACGACTCACCGGTAACAATGATTCACGCAGGATGATGGTCAATGAAACATGAGAGTAAAGAAATGTGCTTTGGAACATGAGAGAAATCACTTCTAGCGAGGGGCTTCTAAACCACAAGAGCACAGCCAAAATATTTTGAGTGGCATGCATATGTCATTGATATGCTACCACCTGTTTTCTGAAGCTCAGCTCCATATTAATAGCCCAGCGAATTAATATTACAGTAATGTGATATGCAACAGGGTTGCGTGTGTGTATCTCATTGCTGCTTCCAGTGTGGCTGCTGTTCCTGGTGGAGACCCTGCCTGAGTCtcagtgctgtttgtttttcagagAGGACCAGCGGAGCGTTGCTGTGGAGACGTGTCAGGACCCCAAATTGGAATCCCCAGGAAGAGACAAGGTGACTGCCCCACgcctgtttatttaaaaagtgaataTACACTCAACTGAAAGAAAGCATCTCAAAGCAGACCAGCATGCAGCTCGTGTCTTCATAATGAGTCTGTCATTCCGGTCACTCTGTGGAGAGGAAGGTACTGTACTGACGACCGCACTGGCCGCACTGGCTGTCCTCTTTTATGAATAGTTTTGTTTTAGAATGTTTTCAGCAAACAAGAATTAAAACCAGAAAAAGAAATGAAGAAACATTTTGGAATTTCTGGTTGATTTCTCTctatccccctctctcttccttctctgctctctcttctctccctttctcttttctctctgtcctctcccctctctcgctCTCAGGACACTGACTGCTACGTTACCCTCCCACGGAACCACCTGCCCAAagaccccccccctctctcctgcaGCGCCACTGAAGGCATCTACCTCACCATGGTCAGAGtctgagtgtgagagtgagagtgatagtgtcagtgtgtgtgcatgtgtgttataGTTACAGTGTGTTATAGTTCTTGTTTGGAGCTggcaggcagtgtgtgtgtgtgtgtgtgtgtgtgttatagttaCAGTGTGTTATAGTTCTTGTTTGGAGCTGGCaggcagtgtgtgtcagtgtgtgtgtgtgtgtgtgtgtgtgtcagtgtgtgtgtgtgtgtgtgcgtgcgtgtgttataGTTACAGTGTGTTATAGTTCTTGTTTGGAGCTGGCaggcagtgtgtgtcagtgtgtgtgtgtgtgtgtgtgtgtgtcagtgtgtgtgtgtgtgtgtgcgtgcgtgtgttataGTTACAGTGTGTTATAGTTCTTGTTTGGAGCTggcaggcagtgtgtgtgtgtgtgtgcgtgtgcgtgtgtgttataGTTACAGTGTGTTATAGTTCTTGTTTGGAGCTggcaggcagtgtgtgtgtgtgtgtgtgtgtgtgtgtgttatagttaCAGTGTGTTATAGTTCTTGTTTGGAGCTggcaggcagtgtgtgtgtgtgtgtgtgtgcgtgcgtgtgttataGTTACAGTGTGTTATAGTTCTTGTTTGGAGCTggcaggcagtgtgtgtgtgcgtgtgttataGTTACAGTGTGTTATAGTTCTTGTTTGGAGCTggcaggcagtgtgtgtgtgtgtgtgtgtgtgtgtgttatagttaCAGTGTGTTATAGTTCTTGTTTGGAGCTggcaggcagtgtgtgtgtgtgtgtgtgtgtgtgtgttatagttaCAGTGTGTTATAGTTCTTGTTTGGAGCTGGCAGGCAGTGTGTGAGGTTGGgtattatttgttatatatttgttgtttgttGCAGGTGTTAGGAGCTGCAGACACTGAGAGAGTTTGCAAGAGTTGAGGTTTCACACATCATCATACAGTgtgtctcagacacacagacagacacgtgCACACATCAGATCATAGAAGTATAAAAAGCTACTGTAGGTACTGGGCTATACTGGGATGTACTGGGCTATACTGGGACGAGTTTCTGATCAAGGGCACAATGGCTTACCTCTTTACCTCAATTAATCActgaacctctctctctctctctctttctctctctttcactctttctctctctctctctctctctcagcacacagtgcagtgtgtggacGGACCACGCTCTGAGAGAGGCAGGAAGGGGATCCCTGAGGAGTGGTGCGCCCTGGAAACACATCCCCGAGAACATGAACCGCAGCCTCCCAGTTCCACAGACAAAGCTCCCCTAGCCCAGCCACCCTGGGAGGACGTGTAGGGAGACGCACTTTCACAACAAACCTACCACAGCTGTGTAAAACCAGCAAAGAAACGACAAGGTCTGCAGGAACGAAACGGAGTGCTCTGACTAGTTGCATGTAAAGCACTGTGAACATCTCGCTAtccctgtgtgtatatatatatatatatatttaaacataaatatacagtttaacttGATTCTTTTATTTTCTGGCAATGTTTTTTGAGAAACTTTAAAACATACACACAAAGCCGAGAATGCTGAGTGGCGTATGCAGTAATACTTTATCCAGAAGCACCAATCGCGAAAGCCCCCGCTTTTGAATCTGCAACATGCTGCAACTGTTTCTAATTTTTTGTCCACCCCAGATCCAGCCTCTCTAGTTACGACAGTGTTACTTTCTAACACTGACCACAAGGGGGCCCCGTGTTCCTGTTGTGCAATGCAGATCCCCAGCTGCAGTGCTGATGCGTGTGCTCTTCCACGCGCTGGCCAGCAGGTGTCGCCCTCTGGCCCGTTTCTTCCAAGCAGCCTTTACTCGCGCTGTAtctctgcagtgtgtttgagACGCTTCCTGACCTCACATTACATTGCCGTGAACAGACGAGCCCAGCTCAGAGACAGCAGGCTTGCAATCTGATCAACTGCTTATTGCTACACTGCAGAGCAAttacaaaggtctaattaagcacatgcTCAGTTCAATGACGGGTCTAGTTCAGTAAaggagagctcagttggaatgaaaaccggcagacacagggggtccccaggaccagggttgggaagcgcTGCTCTAAGTATTAGGTATCTGTTTCTTTAACACAGCCACCTTTGAACTGCAGAGCCATGAAGCGCACAGACAGCAAGGGGACTCGTGCTCGTTACAGGCACCCCCCTGCCTTGAATTCAGCTCCAGTAACACAGCTGGGGTGCTGCAGCGTGACTGTAGATATCGTAGAGAAGGAACTGCATTCTCAAAGTGCTCCTTTTAAAGGAGTCCCATGGTGAAAggctagcaaagtgtaataaagcatagggaaacagtggaagcatggtaaagcatagggaagcattgcaacgcacagtggaagcatggtaaagcataggggagcattgtaaagcaccgagaggtatggtaaagcatagggaagcattgtaaagcacagagaggtctggtaaagcatagggaagcattgtaaagcacagagaggtctggtaaagcatagggaagcattgtaaagcacagataggtctggtaaagcgtagggaagcattgtaaagcacagagaggtctggtaaagcatagggaagcattgtaaagcacagataggtctggtaaagcatagggaagcattgtaaagcacagagaggtgtggtaaagcatagggaagcattgtaaagcacagagaggtctggtaaagcatagggaagcattgcaaagcacagagaggtgtggtaaagcacaggggagcattgcaatctctctctctctctctctctctctctctctcactctctctctctctctctctctctcgctctctctctctctctctctctctctctctctctctctctctctctctctctctctctctctctctctcgctctcaaacTGCAGTCTCCTGTTTTATTCATGACCCCTCTGCTGCAGAATAGCTGTCCCCTCCCCCTACTAATATaaaccctcctctcctcctcgcCGTTTATTCTAGCAGAGCACAGTGATGCCATTGTGGCTCTGATGTGGATCCAGCACTGGGTGCTGTCCTATAGCAAGTAGAGCCGGGATGGAGAAGCACAGCTGCAGTCTCCCTGCCTTCCTCTAGTGGTAACCCTTACTGTGAAGCATCTCGTTCCCTCTGAgctatctctatatatatctcTCATGTGAATCTTCCAGCACAGCTCGGCTCTGACCCCCTCCTccgctcccctcctctctcttcttctcATCCCCTCTGCTGGGGTGAACAGCAGGACTGTCATCCAGGGCAGGGGAGGGTCTCTGCTGCTGGCTGATTTTCCGTTTCACATCCTCGCCCGACTGCGTTTTCCTGTTTCTTTCCTGGGCTGCACCCCTGTGCCTCCCTCCGGAGCCTCTGAGAGAGACAGGGGCCAGTCAGAGTGTGCTTCTGTAACAGCCCTTATACAATCCTGCTATTgggaaagcacagcaaagtgtaagaaAGAGCAATGaaggcatgataaagcatagggaagcattgtaaagcatagagaggtctggtaaagcatagggaagcattgtaaagcacagagaggtgtggtaaagcacagggaagcattgtaaagcacagagaggtgtggtaaagcatagggaagcattgtaaagcacagagaggtgtggtaaagcaaatTAAACTTTTTTGAGACATGTCTTCTAAGTTTTCAGTTTGTAATAGCATTGTGAAAACCTGGGAGATTCTGGGGTATAAAACAATGTAATCATGAAGTATAACAGCAGGGATGAATTTACCCCAGTCAGGGTTACTGACTCCAGTGTGGCAGCTTGCTTTCTGCAGCACCCTTACACTCAAGAATCACTTACGAGCTAATCAAACCCAACGAAGGTGTTCAAAGAAACTGAGCCTGGCTTTCAGATCAGTGTGTACCCAGTGTACCTAATACAGACGCaggatcctctctctctctctctctctctctctctctctctctctctctctctctctctctctctctctctctctctctctctctcgctctcaaacTGCAGTCTCCTGTTTTATTCATGACCCCTCTGCTGCAGAATAGCTGTCCCCTCCCCCTACTAATATaaaccctcctctcctcctcgcCGTTTATTCTAGCAGAGCACAGTGATGCCATTCTGGCTCTGATGTGGATCCAGCACTGGGTGCTGTCCTATAGCAAGTAGAGCCGGGATGGAG
Encoded here:
- the LOC131708071 gene encoding uncharacterized protein LOC131708071 produces the protein MLWLFHLAVLIVCCRAQPSVHTQPKVNVMEGSAALLPCTFTLGPGDRLQSINVDWENPNSTVIFYHYHHNFSVSTQKSVVFVGNISQNNASILLRDVRLMDEGNYLCLVRVGMNWIKNGTELRVRARGRMLEVPLSPPPPPLSPAPPPLSPAPLWPAVAGGLVLVTVLALSLWRLQRARQQHTTHREDQRSVAVETCQDPKLESPGRDKDTDCYVTLPRNHLPKDPPPLSCSATEGIYLTMHTVQCVDGPRSERGRKGIPEEWCALETHPREHEPQPPSSTDKAPLAQPPWEDV